In Aythya fuligula isolate bAytFul2 chromosome 6, bAytFul2.pri, whole genome shotgun sequence, the following are encoded in one genomic region:
- the LOC116490628 gene encoding LOW QUALITY PROTEIN: gamma-crystallin B-like (The sequence of the model RefSeq protein was modified relative to this genomic sequence to represent the inferred CDS: substituted 2 bases at 2 genomic stop codons), protein MTQGSFSQGIKYQITAANQRTNPHAVQRAKKDSKQPNPLTRKKQQVDKVHEEKRTNKSFWGYCYECSSDHPDLQLHVKQCNCMRVGKKDNWMTYIKPNCXRYQYLRQGDNPDFQKWFSLSSSIRSCYVILQMGSPWQLPRSNELTDACPSAQEEDSPLPETYSLSVLDDSXILYEMLNFRGRGHLLQPGKYRQFSDWGTMTARVGSFQPTLDIS, encoded by the exons ATGACGCAAGGCTCCTTCTCCCAAGGGATTAAGTACCAGATAACAGCAGCAAATCAAAGAACTAACCCTCATGCAGTACAGAGGGCTAAAAAGGACAGCAAGCAACCAAACCCActgaccagaaaaaaacaacaggttGACAAAGTACATGAGGAGAAACGAACAA acaagagCTTCTGGGGCTACTGTTATGAATGCAGCAGTGACCACCCTGACCTACAGCTCCATGTGAAACAATGCAACTGCATGCgggtgggaaaaaaagacaactggATGACTTACATAAAGCCCAATTGCTGAAGATACCAGTACTTAAGACAGGGAGACAATCCTGACTTCCAGAAGTGGTTCAGTCTCAGCAGCTCCATCAGATCTTGCTATGTAATACTACAGATGGGTTCTCCTTG GCAGCTTCCAAGGTCAAATGAACTCACTGATGCTTGCCCATCAGCCCAAGAAGAAGACAGCCCTCTCCCTGAGACCTATTCCCTTAGTGTTTTAGATGATTCTTGAATCTTGTATGAGATGCTCAACTTCAG AGGGAGAGGA cacctcctgcagcctggcaaGTACAGGCAATTCAGTGACTGGGGCACCATGACTGCCAGAGTTGGATCCTTTCAGCCAACACTGGACATTTCCTAA